In one Culex quinquefasciatus strain JHB chromosome 2, VPISU_Cqui_1.0_pri_paternal, whole genome shotgun sequence genomic region, the following are encoded:
- the LOC6033116 gene encoding uncharacterized protein LOC6033116: MKVWLAFFALVAVAYAVPTKSFFYGTGTDEYVYHYELDVRTGVLETDQGSQYEVKADVHVRPDPSGNGTFVYLVDPTVYVYTGPLFMTGEMHGKKPVEKSFVPIVKEAEVFKLPFYVTYDKYGFVQEVFTVPEDVQWSVNIKKGIASVLQLPVDKVPVQKYVKPVVFHVVEESIYGKVNVTYDVETVKESIVVTKSPDFTTFEHMPYDVYSNVEVEKVYNDYKVWNVTYPEIKYVVVNDKDGVKVHEVYTENVKTVQPSISEGQMQYVATKQSFVFAKEVTPTTPMEFTKFVVYNPVEYTPSKTTFTTYFPCLSVVPHVVDMSVIGPKVQAMLYEAVEYLHENPITNVETDTKHGLTITRIVEVFKPFTFENFENFYTLITKTTTPKDVTAVDVFYKVLPLVGTKNSVVFIKNLVKSHKVKDFVSTTMLFSMGLNVRVPTVELLKEVEEFYHFEDEVKPEVAHAAILTFGTLVYKTFKHDTHSPVLQQYVKVYYKKLKEAKTFEDQLVWLHGLKNIEVGTVYELIVPIVKGEQVLDLHYDRHLRVHAVYSLEKILHYDYDTLFETVYPVFVEENLATELRVAALKVLLSTEEVKYFAKIANYIKTEKNPQVYSFFVTTVQHMAESCIHEETDYWQFVKQTEKFFRHVDTTVETQAFYYDYVDKKHFFGASVYGNLIADDKHNKVTQFYINFSPYVMDRTVDLYSVFVKFEGVENPLTMLWPKLFNVEPKTIKEPIIKHHEKEPVHVEFTLMANGKVVYTKYFDEETIKQFYTYTYLTILTTMKYQFTTVLNLADVEVFSPTLDGVQTKVDFELPLVSQFKYDVVVPTTKSANEVTFSVHSYFRLWMHGFYGISVYNPFALTWQGSRRVQAFDFSVPFNFDVVFNFQQNSFKIVWTKSTNEVQNVVGFKTHVKTQVYARPDTEVDYLKSTCPACQQFLTTIVSPVHKKKDVVLFEEHSKYTGLHFYLSVYDVEVMPHVKYFKSLSDVFVSDAFYELSEYSFFKFAMTYYTWFYTHFFPPQYSTYGVVGYINPCKVYPFEKAEITFKVNTEVVPHEMWTTPNYYQYVKMSAVFKNDHDVELNHWDVNVHFTHEFGTYFKKFNVQVTRQTPGEKNLNVCLDYVKDVETDKVEGKMTYYHGYSYDHKCVKDDMVVSVGWTGTYSDTQKNYTKSPVYSYKECVKHYVDDYTPIPVTYDCAEAYTTVRKYVYNVDYQHVLPVYMDVFKPVWFWMQQIFPVYYDVDAHHHVPTGGFVVDVEYPLWWVEHPTVDVVVTSPEESFVFEHVPYYNWFWWFQPDSVVFTKYFDFMKTIGYTTECVVNPMFNYSGYHYDVSKTPVYSEWTLYAADHPSTYTWAIYVQKIEKNFVALKFVLNDHVVVLQPVVDKATEYTGVTKYTFTVDSYIMEVMKDGVVPGVYPFKYFQVYNTVVFVVPNVSLYVAYDGHQVVVETVKSDTTQYYGQCYV, translated from the exons ATGAAAGTGTGGCTAGCCT TCTTTGCCCTCGTGGCAGTGGCCTACGCCGTACCGACGAAGAGTTTCTTCTACggaactggcaccgacgagtatGTGTATCATTATGAGCTGGACGTTAGGACCGGTGTCTTGGAAACTGACCAAGGATCTCAGTACGAAGTGAAAGCCGACGTGCATGTAAGACCAG ATCCTTCTGGCAATGGAACCTTTGTCTATCTGGTTGATCCGACGGTTTACGTGTATACCGGACCACTGTTCATGACCGGCGAGATGCACGGTAAGAAGCCAGTTGAGAAGAGCTTTGTTCCGATTGTGAAAGAAGCCGAGGTCTTCAAACTGCCATTCTACGTGACGTACGACAAGTATGGATTTGTACAGGAAGTATTCACCGTTCCGGAGGACGTCCAGTGGAGTGTGAACATCAAGAAGGGTATTGCTTCCGTTCTGCAACTTCCGGTCGACAAAGTGCCGGTTCAAAAGTACGTCAAACCAGTCGTGTTCCACGTTGTTGAAGAAAGTATCTACGGAAAGGTCAATGTAACGTACGACGTAGAAACCGTAAAGGAAAGCATCGTCGTAACAAAGTCTCCAGATTTCACCACCTTCGAGCACATGCCATACGATGTGTACAGCAATGTGGAGGTCGAAAAAGTTTACAACGACTACAAAGTGTGGAATGTAACGTATCCTGAGATTAAGTACGTTGTGGTCAACGACAAGGACGGAGTAAAGGTACATGAAGTCTACACCGAGAATGTAAAGACTGTTCAACCGTCCATCTCGGAAGGTCAAATGCAATACGTTGCGACCAAGCAGTCCTTTGTCTTTGCTAAGGAAGTTACTCCGACGACCCCGATGGAGTTCACGAAGTTTGTC GTATACAACCCAGTGGAATACACTCCTTCCAAAACTACGTTTACGACCTATTTCCCTTGCCTGTCGGTTGTCCCTCATGTTGTTGATATGAGTGTGATTGGTCCGAAGGTTCAAGCCATGCTTTACGAAGCCGTTGAATATTTGCAC GAAAACCCAATCACCAACGTTGAAACCGATACCAAGCATGGACTGACCATCACCCGCATCGTCGAAGTCTTCAAGCCGTTTacctttgaaaactttgaaaacttctACACTCTCATCACCAAGACTACCACTCCGAAGGACGTCACGGCTGTAGATGTGTTTTACAAGGTTCTACCCCTGGTCGGTACTAAGAACTCTGTCGTGTTCATCAAAAACCTTGTGAAGAGTCACAAAGTGAAGGACTTTGTCAGCACTACGATGCTTTTCTCGATGGGTCTTAACGTCCGCGTCCCGACTGTCGAGCTGCTGAAGGAAGTCGAAGAGTTTTATCACTTTGAAGATGAAGTCAAACCAGAGGTTGCTCACGCCGCCATCTTGACATTCGGTACTCTCGTGTACAAGACGTTCAAACATGATACTCATTCACCGGTGCTCCAGCAGTACGTCAAGGTGTACTATAAGAAGCTAAAAGAAGCCAAGACGTTCGAAGACCAGCTGGTGTGGCTTCATGGCTTGAAGAACATCGAAGTCGGTACCGTGTATGAGCTGATTGTTCCAATCGTTAAGGGGGAGCAAGTGCTCGACCTGCACTACGATCGTCATCTCCGTGTACATGCCGTTTACTCCTTGGAGAAGATCCTTCACTACGACTACGATACACTGTTTGAGACGGTGTACCCGGTGTTTGTTGAAGAGAACCTTGCTACTGAGCTTAGAGTAGCAGCCCTGAAGGTTCTACTTTCCACAGAGGAGGTGAAATACTTTGCTAAGATCGCCAACTACATCAAAACTGAGAAGAATCCCCAGGTTTACTCGTTCTTCGTGACTACAGTGCAACACATGGCAGAATCATGCATACATGAAGAAACCGACTACTGGCAATTTGTTAAGCAAACCGAGAAATTTTTCAGGCACGTTGACACGACTGTTGAGACTCAAGCTTTCTACTATGATTATGTTGATAAGAAGCACTTCTTTGGAGCCTCCGTATACGGAAACCTAATTGCCGATGACAAACACAACAAGGTCACTCAATTCTACATCAACTTTAGTCCATATGTAATGGATCGTACAGTTGATCTGTATTCGGTGTTCGTCAAATTCGAAGGAGTTGAAAATCCATTGACCATGCTGTGGCCCAAACTGTTTAACGTTGAGCCAAAAACCATTAAAGAGCCAATCATAAAGCATCATGAGAAGGAACCAGTTCACGTTGAATTCACTCTTATGGCGAACGGAAAGGTTGTTTACACAAAGTACTTCGACGAAGAGACTATCAAGCAGTTCTACACCTATACCTACCTGACCATCCTTACCACGATGAAATATCAATTTACGACTGTTCTAAATCTGGCCGATGTTGAGGTGTTTTCGCCAACCCTTGATGGAGTTCAGACCAAGGTTGATTTCGAACTTCCACTGGTCTCCCAATTCAAATATGACGTTGTTGTGCCAACCACCAAGAGTGCTAATGAGGTCACCTTCTCAGTACACAGCTACTTCCGTCTGTGGATGCATGGTTTCTATGGAATCTCAGTTTACAATCCGTTCGCACTGACCTGGCAAGGATCTCGCCGAGTCCAGGCCTTTGATTTCAGCGTTCCCTTCAACTTTGACGTTGTATTCAACTTCCAGCAAAACTCATTCAAAATCGTGTGGACCAAGAGCACAAACGAGGTACAGAACGTCGTTGGCTTCAAAACCCATGTCAAGACTCAGGTTTATGCTCGTCCTGATACTGAAGTCGACTATCTCAAGTCAACTTGCCCAGCTTGCCAACAATTCCTCACAACGATCGTATCTCCTGTGCACAAGAAGAAGGATGTCGTGCTGTTTGAAGAACACTCCAAATACACTGGACTGCACTTTTACCTGTCCGTTTATGATGTTGAAGTTATGCCGCACGTCAAATACTTCAAGTCTCTCTCCGATGTCTTTGTGAGCGATGCGTTCTACGAACTGTCTGAATATTCCTTCTTCAAATTTGCAATGACTTACTACACTTGGTTCTATACCCACTTCTTCCCACCGCAATACTCTACGTACGGAGTTGTTGGATACATCAACCCATGCAAGGTTTATCCGTTCGAAAAGGCCGAAATCACATTCAAGGTGAACACCGAGGTTGTGCCACATGAGATGTGGACAACGCCCAACTACTACCAATACGTCAAGATGTCTGCGGTATTCAAGAATGATCACGACGTTGAGCTCAACCACTGGGATGTGAACGTTCACTTCACGCACGAGTTTGGAACGTATTTCAAGAAGTTCAACGTGCAAGTCACGCGTCAAACTCCAGGAGAGAAGAACTTGAATGTCTGCTTGGACTACGTGAAGGACGTAGAAACTGATAAGGTCGAAGGCAAAATGACTTACTACCACGGATACTCGTACGACCACAAGTGCGTCAAGGACGATATGGTCGTGTCGGTTGGCTGGACTGGAACTTACTCCGATACTCAGAAGAATTACACCAAAAGTCCAGTGTATTCCTACAAGGAATGCGTTAAGCACTACGTTGACGACTACACGCCAATTCCTGTCACGTACGACTGTGCTGAAGCTTATACCACCGTTCGTAAGTACGTGTACAACGTTGACTATCAGCACGTGCTGCCAGTATACATGGATGTGTTCAAGCCCGTATGGTTCTGGATGCAACAAATCTTCCCGGTATACTATGACGTTGATGCGCATCACCATGTTCCAACCGGTGGATTCGTTGTTGATGTTGAATATCCGCTGTGGTGGGTTGAACACCCTACCGTTGACGTTGTCGTTACATCCCCAGAGGAGAGCTTCGTCTTCGAACACGTTCCATACTACAACTGGTTCTGGTGGTTCCAACCGGACAGCGTCGTTTTCACCAA ATACTTCGACTTCATGAAGACGATTGGATACACCACCGAATGCGTTGTAAACCCAATGTTCAACTACAGCGGCTACCACTACGACGTAAGCAAGACTCCAGTCTACAGCGAATGGACCCTGTACGCTGCTGATCATCCATCTACCTATACTTGGGCTATCTACGTGCAGAAGATCGAGAAGAACTTTGTG GCTCTGAAATTTGTGCTCAACGACCATGTCGTCGTTCTCCAGCCAGTGGTCGATAAGGCAACCGAGTACACCGGTGTTACGAAGTACACTTTCACCGTCGACAGCTATATCATGGAGGTCATGAAGGACGGAGTGGTGCCCGGGGTATATCCGTTCAAATACTTCCAGGTCTACAATACGGTTGTGTTTGTCGTACCGAACGTTTCTCTGTACGTCGCGTACGATGGTCACCAGGTGGTTGTGGAAACTGTTAAGAGCGATACCACGCAGTACTACGGACAATGCTACGTTTAA
- the LOC6033115 gene encoding zinc carboxypeptidase: protein MMLLKVLLTISLAIASIGCEPVRFDNYRVYEVSIDNADQLSVMQHLEQFSDGYSFWESPVQTGMTVNVMVPPHKIADFEELGSQMQISFKLKIENVQKLINNENPARSKRNGFGWDSYHTLDEMYDWIDGLVEKHGEILSVEQVGDSYEGREVRAVKLSHKAGNPGIFLESNIHAREWITSATATWILNELLTSTAPEVQELAQNYDWYILPVVNPDGLNYTKETNRMWRKTRYPHSVLCYGADMNRNFPYHWMDGGASSNPCTETYAGPEPASEIETKNLMEYFSKIKDQIHFYLSFHSYSQLILLPFGYQNAEKVDNFYDWMEMAEAAAIALYKRHGTQYEFGNTADVLYIASGSTRDWALGTYNVPIAASYEFRDTGNYGFLLPADQIIPNSEEVLDSLVAFLGKARELGYFTV, encoded by the exons ATGATGTTATTAAAAGTCTTACTAACAATATCACTAGCCATAGCTTCGATAGGTTGCGAACCAGTGCGTTTTGATAACTATCGAGTATACGAGGTGTCGATTGACAATGCTGATCAATTAAGCGTGATGCAACATTTAGAGCAGTTTTCCGATGGG TATTCTTTTTGGGAATCTCCAGTTCAAACTGGTATGACGGTAAATGTTATGGTGCCACCGCATAAAATCGCCGATTTTGAAGAATTGGGATCGCAGATGCAGATTAGcttcaaacttaaaattgaaaatgtccaaaa GCTAATAAACAATGAGAACCCTGCTCGATCGAAGCGTAATGGATTTGGCTGGGATAGCTACCACACATTGGATGAGATGTACGACTGGATCGATGGATTGGTTGAAAAGCACGGTGAAATCCTGTCGGTCGAGCAGGTAGGAGATTCGTACGAGGGTCGTGAGGTGCGCGCTGTCAAGTTGTCTCACAAAGCAGGAAATCCGGGCATCTTTTTGGAGTCCAATATCCATGCCCGTGAATGGATTACTTCGGCTACAGCTACGTGGATTCTGAACGAACTGCTTACGTCTACTGCACCGGAAGTCCAAGAACTTGCACAAAATTATGACTGGTACATATTACCAGTTGTCAATCCAGATGGATTGAACTACACCAAGGAGACTAATCGCATGTGGAGAAAGACCCGCTATCCACATAGCGTTCTGTGCTACGGAGCCGATATGAACCGTAACTTCCCTTATCACTGGATGG ATGGTGGTGCATCTTCCAATCCTTGTACGGAAACATATGCTGGACCAGAGCCTGCTTCTGAAATTGAAACCAAAAATTTGATGGAGTACTTTTCAAAGATTAAGGATCAAATTCACTTCTATCTTTCATTCCACTCGTATAGCCAGCTAATTTTATTGccgtttgggtatcaaaatgcaGAAAAGGTGGACAATTTTTATGACTGGATGGAGATGGCCGAGGCTGCAGCGATCGCACTGTATAAACGACACGGAACTCAATACGAGTTCGGTAATACGGCTGATGTACTAT ACATTGCATCCGGATCAACTCGTGACTGGGCGCTGGGAACCTACAATGTGCCGATCGCTGCGTCATACGAGTTTCGTGATACCGGAAACTATGGGTTTTTGTTGCCAGCGGACCAAATTATTCCAAACTCCGAAGAAGTATTAGACTCCCTTGTAGCATTCTTAGGCAAGGCTCGCGAGCTAGGGTACTTCACAGTATGA